One Lysinibacillus sp. OF-1 DNA segment encodes these proteins:
- a CDS encoding GNAT family N-acetyltransferase, with translation MQLIRIRTDDELMWYKEIWDAILEAEDNDNPFIEFAWFYNWWQIVGRKERVELYAIEHDGTIIAFFPFKVSVRWGIRVYAFAGENIANYTGVVAKHQWLPQATTFVFDELIKKHRHIVFSLHGLLESKVSTKVVEQYFVERQLRTSIFRVVTPYLAFSEVDFQHHFQQRRKMHGVDRRERKLRNLGSLTRREPSQDELWQMFRLFDRRWAKKLDTSDFTKGKKRDFFERLTMLKGEALQVEVDALVFENQWIAFTYGLGCRGRYVTYALAHEPTFNLFGAGRIVNQETIQRTFAANYNLFDMSIGYEPYKFDWRSSIDFTRHMLASSGTKRTNLLAGFLTLKERLKEHVKGNQRIVDWKRNTLGYLRYLVKYGKIKDWLEYGQQFVEKCIRLKQVELYELSPLEDVSPQQPVGNLFEEMSIQEAMQLDQEEVIALYYKGYKIYKDSFAETNKPAFALHASNWRVDSMKIVEALPKETYFLAYDVFKQIDIITAYFRKIKPAQTLWVTASFWQWRKRKRLVQLGYKPISRMKHYKIARFERQRVEKYTESGGDVHSVH, from the coding sequence TTGCAATTAATTCGCATTAGAACAGATGATGAGCTTATGTGGTACAAGGAAATTTGGGATGCCATTTTAGAAGCAGAGGACAATGATAACCCGTTTATAGAATTTGCTTGGTTTTATAATTGGTGGCAAATTGTAGGGCGTAAAGAACGAGTTGAGCTTTACGCCATTGAACATGACGGGACAATCATTGCGTTTTTCCCCTTTAAGGTATCTGTTCGATGGGGGATAAGAGTGTATGCCTTTGCAGGTGAAAATATTGCTAACTATACAGGGGTTGTTGCCAAACATCAATGGTTACCACAAGCAACGACCTTCGTATTTGATGAACTGATTAAGAAGCATCGGCATATTGTTTTTTCACTGCATGGCTTATTAGAAAGTAAAGTGTCTACAAAAGTCGTGGAGCAATACTTTGTAGAGCGACAATTACGTACAAGTATTTTCCGTGTTGTGACACCCTATCTCGCCTTTTCAGAAGTAGATTTTCAGCATCATTTCCAGCAACGGCGAAAAATGCATGGTGTTGATCGTCGCGAACGAAAGCTCCGAAATTTAGGCTCCTTAACAAGGCGTGAGCCATCACAGGACGAGCTTTGGCAAATGTTTCGGTTGTTTGATAGACGCTGGGCAAAGAAGCTAGATACAAGTGATTTTACAAAGGGCAAGAAAAGAGATTTTTTTGAGCGTCTTACAATGCTAAAAGGAGAGGCATTACAGGTGGAGGTCGATGCACTTGTTTTTGAAAACCAGTGGATTGCTTTCACCTATGGTCTTGGCTGTCGTGGTCGTTATGTAACTTATGCTCTGGCACATGAGCCAACCTTCAATTTATTTGGTGCTGGTCGTATAGTCAATCAGGAAACCATTCAGCGAACGTTTGCAGCAAACTATAACTTATTTGATATGAGCATTGGCTATGAGCCTTATAAATTTGATTGGCGTTCTAGCATTGATTTTACGAGGCATATGCTTGCTAGCAGTGGTACGAAACGTACAAATCTATTGGCAGGTTTTTTGACGCTAAAGGAACGGCTCAAAGAACACGTAAAGGGCAATCAACGAATTGTGGACTGGAAGCGTAATACACTGGGCTATTTACGTTATTTAGTAAAGTATGGAAAGATAAAAGATTGGCTAGAATATGGACAACAATTCGTAGAAAAATGTATTCGTTTGAAACAAGTGGAGCTGTATGAATTATCCCCATTAGAGGACGTATCGCCACAGCAGCCTGTAGGTAATTTATTTGAAGAAATGTCCATTCAGGAAGCGATGCAGCTTGATCAGGAAGAAGTCATTGCTCTTTATTATAAGGGCTATAAGATCTATAAAGACTCCTTTGCGGAAACGAATAAGCCAGCCTTTGCGTTACATGCCTCCAATTGGCGTGTAGATTCAATGAAAATTGTAGAAGCCTTACCGAAGGAAACCTATTTTTTAGCCTATGATGTTTTCAAACAAATCGATATTATTACAGCGTATTTCCGAAAAATAAAACCAGCACAAACATTGTGGGTAACAGCAAGCTTTTGGCAATGGCGGAAACGTAAACGTTTAGTACAGCTAGGCTATAAACCTATTTCTCGAATGAAACATTATAAAATC